In Arthrobacter citreus, a single genomic region encodes these proteins:
- a CDS encoding helix-turn-helix transcriptional regulator produces the protein MDQVFKALADSSRRKLLDELFMNNGQSLSELCQLLEMSRQAVTKHLVILEEANLVVVEWHGRNKLHYLNPLPINKISKRWIHKYEQKRLEALSELKNELEEGNKK, from the coding sequence ATCGATCAGGTTTTTAAAGCACTTGCCGATTCAAGTCGTAGAAAACTCCTTGACGAGCTTTTTATGAATAACGGCCAATCATTAAGTGAACTCTGTCAACTTCTAGAAATGAGTAGACAAGCAGTCACAAAACATCTAGTGATACTAGAAGAAGCAAATCTTGTTGTAGTAGAATGGCACGGGAGAAATAAATTACATTATCTTAATCCTTTACCAATTAACAAAATTTCTAAACGATGGATTCATAAGTATGAGCAAAAGCGATTAGAAGCACTAAGTGAATTAAAAAATGAACTTGAGGAGGGCAATAAGAAATGA
- a CDS encoding S8 family serine peptidase yields the protein MKKNIVKKVSTITLGAGLLTSSLYFPNCTIPAKADEPTSAESILAKMTPEQKQAISKLQTMEETGLMLSPDTNLDSDSDLSVIVQFKSEPAKTAVVMEELKGKTLSSSEAQTHVENEHKQFQADLKNVFKKELDQKKSPFKITKSYKRVFNGVAMTLPANKVKGLLQSGSVKAVWSNAQMQAEPPIQDQETDGTFTTNVSESSSVMGVDKLHQEGYNGKGIKVGVIDTGIDYNHPDLKGAYKGGYDFVDNDNDPMETTYDDWKKSGQPEVSNGSTYYTVHGTHVAGIIAGQGKNKSDYAVTGIAPEADLYSYRVLGAYGRGRTDNIIAAIDKAVTDGMDVINLSLGSSINDSLDPASIAINNSVMAGVVAVIAAGNSGNAMYSLGTPGSAALALTVGASSAPITFPTFKGSLQVGNESTTADLRFMGKGFADHIESLKGKSLPLIDVNNGFEQEYNNQDVTGKIVLMRRNDGTLTQNIKIAIAKGAAAVFIWNNNPAEGQIPILLPDSYDLVPVFSVNNEQGLQLKAKAASNNAVFSFNEMGSVQSIGDLLADFSSRGPARPSFDIKPEVTAPGVAIMSTVPSYNNGPSHIGDYQYSYARLSGTSMATPNVTGVAALMLQANPNLQPEDVKTTLMNTADPLADSYSVYEVGAGRVDAYEAVHADTQIQVEDKTTTLIDGKYKKIKEETGEISFGLHTYNGEDIQDSRSVILQNNGKQQKTFKVDVHFQTNERGSKDAVKNGVKILTDASVKLKGNSQKKAPVSLFIPKTAEKGPYEGYIVYTNQDNPSETYQVPFAVRYVEEGLEIDNKEPVNPMFRTLDGLTESYAPVTFNGAGALFMLKSPMKSLDVVLVDAKTKKELGYVGSLDATKFEENIFYGTNFMGAVPGQYGKGYYYPFTNNPDEPILSEPTLVDEGQYNLKFIATSESGKTYTAYKDFSVDNKPLQYSLNQKPGIIEVDSEQTSYTFSGKVYDKETEEMFAAGLLGEQRKYLYNIQENTIAPNDVFPWIPGAYIYADDNGYFQYETPIDGKTIKRVTLYLGDYVGTGDYWFNSFTFIPKGTSYIKASADKQAVNTNDSTIVTLTSKHMKNFTGSEFTVRVPKQLNVEDIKVNPAFADKGQVSVTSQTSDSSYNYITITAKRDGSQLMSDDELPLVDIKVKVPTDIPMSNLSRPFVVNVTAAYGLDSDGKKVPVTRDLGAAGAAQFLVHLGYSKQTFYNPVPEGLKTSVANYNNIGATVKLIDPNGKVYQGTFDANGAQRNVTFNYLPLTDKPFTFVEDIPGHFTVTKQIQTGRYIGNKYVGTNRPGYVRTVVAGDVNKDNVIDIMDAIYIQTYWGTNKRSADINFDGTVDAKDLAFVQKNYLRQNVSVNNPPTPKKKYKGITLEMVLKELQS from the coding sequence TTGAAGAAAAATATTGTAAAGAAAGTCTCTACAATTACACTTGGAGCGGGGTTACTGACTAGCAGTTTGTATTTTCCAAATTGTACAATTCCAGCGAAAGCGGATGAACCTACTTCCGCAGAGTCCATTTTAGCCAAGATGACTCCTGAACAAAAACAAGCTATCAGCAAACTACAAACAATGGAAGAAACTGGGCTCATGTTGTCACCTGACACAAATTTAGACAGCGATTCGGATTTATCCGTCATTGTCCAATTCAAGTCTGAGCCTGCTAAAACCGCGGTTGTTATGGAAGAACTCAAAGGGAAAACCCTCTCTTCTTCTGAAGCGCAAACGCATGTGGAGAATGAGCATAAGCAATTTCAAGCAGATTTAAAAAATGTGTTTAAAAAAGAACTGGATCAAAAGAAATCCCCGTTCAAAATCACGAAATCGTACAAACGAGTATTTAATGGTGTTGCAATGACACTTCCCGCCAATAAAGTTAAAGGATTACTTCAATCCGGCTCGGTAAAAGCAGTTTGGAGCAATGCGCAAATGCAAGCAGAACCGCCGATCCAAGACCAAGAAACTGACGGGACATTCACAACGAACGTATCCGAAAGTAGCTCAGTTATGGGCGTGGACAAGCTTCATCAAGAAGGATATAACGGTAAAGGAATAAAAGTAGGTGTGATAGATACTGGAATCGACTATAATCACCCTGATTTAAAGGGTGCTTATAAAGGCGGATATGATTTTGTTGATAATGATAATGATCCAATGGAAACTACATATGATGACTGGAAGAAATCGGGGCAACCAGAAGTTTCTAACGGCAGTACATATTACACAGTGCATGGTACTCATGTAGCGGGTATCATCGCTGGACAAGGGAAAAATAAATCTGACTATGCTGTAACCGGAATTGCGCCGGAGGCAGATCTCTATTCATACCGGGTGCTAGGTGCCTATGGAAGAGGGAGGACAGATAACATCATCGCCGCAATTGACAAGGCAGTAACTGACGGAATGGATGTCATTAATTTATCTCTAGGTAGTTCAATTAACGATTCATTAGATCCCGCTAGTATCGCTATTAACAACTCTGTAATGGCTGGGGTCGTGGCCGTAATTGCAGCTGGCAATAGCGGAAACGCTATGTATTCTCTCGGAACTCCTGGTTCGGCAGCACTAGCATTAACCGTAGGGGCAAGTAGCGCGCCTATTACATTCCCTACGTTTAAAGGTTCGTTGCAAGTAGGAAATGAGTCTACGACAGCTGATTTACGTTTTATGGGAAAAGGATTCGCAGATCATATCGAAAGTTTGAAAGGTAAATCCCTTCCACTTATAGACGTAAACAATGGATTTGAACAAGAATATAATAATCAAGATGTAACGGGAAAAATCGTTCTGATGCGTCGTAACGATGGGACTCTTACCCAAAACATTAAAATTGCGATTGCAAAAGGAGCTGCCGCTGTTTTCATTTGGAACAATAATCCAGCAGAAGGACAAATTCCTATCCTTTTACCAGATAGTTACGATCTTGTTCCTGTCTTTTCAGTGAACAATGAACAAGGACTGCAACTTAAAGCAAAAGCAGCAAGCAACAATGCGGTCTTTTCTTTTAATGAAATGGGAAGCGTTCAGTCTATAGGTGATCTTCTTGCTGATTTCAGCTCTCGTGGGCCAGCCCGTCCATCATTCGATATTAAACCGGAAGTCACTGCTCCAGGTGTAGCAATCATGTCAACAGTCCCATCATATAACAATGGTCCGTCCCATATTGGTGATTACCAATATTCCTATGCAAGACTCTCTGGAACATCAATGGCAACGCCAAATGTTACCGGGGTTGCCGCACTCATGTTGCAAGCGAATCCTAACTTACAGCCAGAAGATGTAAAAACGACACTTATGAATACTGCGGACCCATTAGCAGATTCATATAGTGTGTATGAGGTGGGTGCAGGCCGAGTAGATGCTTACGAAGCGGTTCACGCTGATACACAAATTCAGGTGGAAGATAAAACGACAACTTTGATCGATGGAAAATATAAGAAAATTAAAGAAGAAACAGGCGAGATCAGCTTTGGACTGCATACATACAATGGTGAGGATATACAAGATTCTCGCTCCGTAATCTTGCAAAACAATGGAAAACAGCAAAAAACATTTAAAGTAGATGTTCATTTCCAAACTAATGAAAGAGGTTCAAAGGATGCTGTAAAGAATGGTGTGAAAATCCTTACAGATGCCTCTGTTAAATTAAAAGGAAACAGCCAAAAGAAAGCACCAGTATCCCTCTTCATTCCTAAAACAGCTGAAAAAGGACCGTATGAAGGATATATTGTGTATACGAACCAAGACAATCCATCTGAAACATATCAAGTACCGTTTGCAGTTCGGTATGTGGAAGAAGGACTCGAAATAGATAATAAAGAACCAGTTAATCCGATGTTTAGAACCCTTGATGGCCTTACAGAATCTTATGCACCAGTTACCTTTAATGGAGCTGGAGCACTTTTTATGCTTAAATCACCTATGAAATCCCTTGATGTGGTGCTTGTAGATGCCAAAACAAAGAAAGAGCTTGGTTATGTAGGTTCCTTGGATGCCACAAAATTTGAGGAGAATATCTTCTATGGAACGAATTTTATGGGTGCTGTTCCAGGTCAGTATGGCAAAGGGTACTATTATCCATTTACCAATAATCCAGATGAACCAATCTTATCGGAACCAACATTAGTAGATGAAGGACAGTATAATTTGAAATTCATCGCAACTAGTGAAAGTGGCAAAACGTACACTGCTTACAAAGATTTTTCAGTCGATAATAAACCTCTTCAATACAGTCTGAATCAAAAACCAGGCATTATCGAAGTCGATTCGGAACAAACGAGTTATACATTCTCTGGTAAGGTATATGACAAAGAGACGGAAGAAATGTTCGCAGCTGGCTTACTAGGAGAGCAAAGGAAATATTTGTATAATATACAAGAAAATACGATAGCTCCAAACGACGTTTTTCCTTGGATACCAGGAGCATATATTTATGCAGATGATAATGGATATTTTCAGTACGAAACACCGATTGATGGAAAAACTATTAAACGGGTTACCTTATATTTAGGTGATTATGTAGGAACTGGGGACTATTGGTTCAATTCATTCACCTTTATTCCAAAGGGGACTTCTTATATCAAAGCATCTGCTGACAAGCAGGCAGTTAATACAAATGATTCAACGATCGTCACACTCACTTCAAAACATATGAAAAACTTTACTGGTAGCGAGTTTACAGTTCGTGTTCCAAAACAATTGAACGTGGAAGACATAAAAGTAAATCCTGCCTTTGCCGATAAAGGACAAGTTAGCGTAACATCACAGACAAGTGACAGTAGCTATAACTATATAACAATTACCGCGAAGCGTGATGGAAGTCAATTGATGTCTGATGATGAGCTTCCTTTAGTAGACATAAAAGTGAAGGTTCCTACTGATATACCTATGAGTAATCTTTCTAGACCATTCGTAGTCAATGTAACAGCGGCCTATGGATTGGATAGCGATGGAAAAAAAGTTCCAGTAACAAGAGACTTAGGAGCTGCGGGTGCTGCGCAATTTCTTGTACACCTAGGCTATTCAAAGCAGACTTTTTATAACCCAGTTCCTGAGGGGCTAAAGACAAGTGTAGCAAACTACAATAACATTGGAGCTACCGTCAAATTAATTGACCCTAATGGCAAAGTTTATCAAGGTACATTCGATGCCAATGGTGCACAAAGAAACGTTACATTTAATTATCTACCATTAACAGACAAGCCATTCACATTTGTGGAGGACATTCCAGGGCACTTTACCGTTACTAAACAAATCCAAACAGGAAGATATATCGGTAACAAGTATGTGGGAACTAACCGTCCAGGTTATGTTCGAACTGTTGTAGCAGGGGATGTAAATAAAGACAACGTGATCGATATCATGGATGCAATTTATATTCAGACTTATTGGGGCACAAATAAACGTAGTGCAGATATTAATTTTGACGGAACTGTAGATGCGAAAGATCTAGCATTTGTACAAAAAAACTATTTACGCCAAAATGTAAGTGTGAATAATCCACCGACACCTAAGAAAAAGTACAAAGGCATTACGTTAGAAATGGTTTTAAAAGAGCTGCAATCTTAA